One genomic window of Gracilinema caldarium DSM 7334 includes the following:
- a CDS encoding transketolase, translating to MTNEERVAIEAFAREIRIHTIRAIGTLGVGHIGGAMSIVEVLAVLYSKHLRHDPKNPAWRERDRLVLSKGHAGPALYSALALRGFFPLDWLLTLNQGGTRLPSHCDRTKTPGIDMTTGSLGQGLSAACGIAYGNRLDGLESYTYAIIGDGESDEGQNWEAAMFASHKKLDHLIAFTDYNKMQIDGYTQDILDLGDIEGKWWGFGWRVLRLDGHNVEALDSAISLAKTTRGQPVMIIMDTIKGKGCSFAEGNLGNHNMNVTKEQMEAALAALAGEGREGK from the coding sequence ATGACAAACGAAGAACGGGTAGCCATAGAAGCCTTTGCCCGGGAGATACGGATTCACACCATCCGGGCTATTGGAACCTTAGGGGTAGGCCACATTGGGGGCGCCATGTCGATTGTGGAGGTCCTGGCGGTCCTTTACAGCAAACACTTACGGCATGATCCAAAGAATCCCGCATGGCGGGAACGGGACCGGCTCGTGCTTTCCAAGGGACACGCGGGGCCCGCCCTCTATTCGGCCCTGGCCCTGCGGGGATTCTTTCCTTTAGACTGGCTCCTGACACTGAATCAGGGCGGGACCCGCCTGCCGAGCCACTGCGACCGGACCAAAACACCGGGGATTGATATGACCACGGGCTCCCTTGGCCAGGGGCTTTCCGCCGCCTGCGGCATCGCCTACGGAAACCGGCTCGATGGGCTTGAGTCCTACACCTATGCCATCATCGGGGACGGCGAAAGCGACGAAGGGCAAAACTGGGAAGCGGCCATGTTTGCTTCCCACAAAAAGCTGGACCATCTTATCGCCTTTACGGACTACAACAAGATGCAGATCGATGGCTATACCCAGGATATTTTGGACCTGGGGGACATTGAAGGGAAATGGTGGGGCTTTGGCTGGCGAGTTCTGCGGTTGGACGGCCACAACGTAGAAGCCCTGGACTCAGCCATCAGCCTGGCAAAAACGACCAGGGGCCAGCCGGTGATGATCATCATGGATACCATTAAAGGCAAGGGTTGCAGTTTTGCCGAAGGGAACCTGGGAAATCACAACATGAATGTCACGAAGGAACAGATGGAAGCAGCCCTGGCGGCATTGGCCGGGGAAGGCCGGGAGGGAAAATAA
- a CDS encoding transketolase family protein, protein METREMRTVFINTLIEAGKKDDRIVLIDADLGKAGATASFAQTFPERHINVGVAEANMIGVSAGLASVGKIPVAQTFGCFASRRVFDQFFISVAYAHLPVKLVGTDPGISAAFNGGTHMPFEDLGTMRLIPDLTIVEPSDPVSLAGLLPEVLAQQKPAYIRLYRKPLPVLYSEGEPFQIGKCKVLRQGGPNSVLLIALGGIMVQEALEAAKILEAQGISVTIIDVLTLKPIDAEGLLSAMKNARAVISCENHQIHGALGSAVAELMAEYRIYKPFGRIGIRDEFGQVGTEQWLKEHFKLDSRSIVEAATGLLQK, encoded by the coding sequence ATGGAAACCAGGGAAATGCGCACCGTGTTTATCAATACACTTATAGAAGCAGGCAAAAAGGATGATCGGATCGTTCTGATTGATGCAGACCTGGGCAAGGCCGGCGCTACGGCGTCCTTTGCCCAAACCTTTCCTGAGCGGCACATCAATGTGGGGGTCGCCGAGGCAAACATGATCGGCGTCTCCGCAGGCCTGGCCAGCGTCGGTAAAATACCGGTAGCCCAGACCTTTGGGTGCTTTGCAAGCCGCCGGGTCTTTGATCAATTTTTTATATCCGTAGCCTATGCCCATCTGCCGGTAAAACTCGTGGGTACCGATCCGGGAATTTCCGCGGCCTTTAACGGGGGAACCCACATGCCCTTTGAAGACCTGGGAACCATGCGGCTCATTCCTGATCTTACGATTGTGGAACCCTCCGATCCGGTTTCCCTTGCAGGGCTCTTACCGGAAGTGCTTGCCCAGCAAAAACCCGCCTACATTCGGCTGTACCGGAAACCTCTGCCGGTCCTGTACAGTGAAGGGGAACCATTCCAAATCGGGAAATGCAAGGTCCTCCGCCAGGGAGGCCCCAATTCGGTACTGCTCATAGCCCTTGGTGGCATTATGGTACAGGAAGCGCTGGAGGCGGCAAAAATCCTGGAAGCCCAGGGCATTTCGGTGACCATTATCGATGTGCTTACTTTAAAGCCCATTGATGCGGAGGGGCTCCTTTCGGCTATGAAGAACGCCCGGGCAGTAATAAGCTGTGAGAATCATCAAATCCATGGCGCCTTAGGCAGTGCGGTGGCGGAGCTCATGGCCGAGTACCGAATATATAAGCCCTTTGGCAGAATTGGTATCCGGGACGAGTTTGGTCAGGTCGGAACAGAGCAATGGCTTAAGGAGCACTTTAAGCTGGACAGCCGCTCTATCGTTGAGGCGGCAACAGGACTGTTACAAAAGTAA
- a CDS encoding RpiB/LacA/LacB family sugar-phosphate isomerase gives MADKITLAIASDLSGFPLAREIVKHLKENHPELTVIDYGIMSADKPEPYFVQAPKVAKAVQRGEAQKGILICGTGQGMAIVANKHRGVYACVVDDIFSGERAKIINNANVITLGGWITAPFLGCQIVDAWLAMSFTQKMEFKKDFLTNAFNQVVALEEENFK, from the coding sequence ATGGCAGACAAGATTACCCTGGCAATCGCCAGCGACCTTTCGGGATTTCCCCTCGCCCGGGAAATTGTTAAACATCTAAAGGAAAACCATCCGGAGCTTACCGTGATTGATTATGGCATCATGAGTGCCGATAAGCCTGAGCCCTACTTCGTGCAGGCTCCTAAGGTCGCCAAGGCCGTACAGCGGGGAGAGGCCCAGAAGGGGATTCTCATTTGCGGGACCGGTCAGGGCATGGCCATTGTTGCCAACAAGCATAGGGGGGTCTATGCCTGTGTGGTGGATGACATTTTTTCCGGCGAACGGGCAAAGATTATCAACAATGCCAACGTGATTACCCTGGGGGGCTGGATTACGGCGCCCTTCCTGGGTTGCCAAATCGTGGATGCCTGGCTTGCCATGTCCTTTACCCAGAAGATGGAGTTTAAAAAGGACTTTCTCACCAATGCCTTTAACCAGGTGGTTGCCCTGGAGGAAGAGAACTTTAAATGA
- a CDS encoding iron-containing alcohol dehydrogenase: MIGAIASPTNIIELPQFTAAALDEVLVYSTGLSGAGNVVASTNDRTGAGAGPVLCIIDPRPFPLRDRVLADLGRRWKLSIMDQVVPNPASKDIMAMAEAARQQRPAAVLGIGGGSTLDSAKAVAMLLENPGDLDEYLGPDASRKPQSRCIPLLLIPTTTGTGSEVTRFGVYTVRSGRKYTLNSPVLQAETALLSPDLVADLPPALVAATGYDALTHALETLWNKNATALSDRLALEAAAAVLRSLEPAWRASQGQGPAAALAELQQAATLAGIAFNKTGTAAIHALSFILSEEWHLSHGAACAFFTQNIFDINMQDPAVRTKFLTLAKRVYAEAGESSASPLSDEGYLQYLRDRLVALKRLMGLPDRFSDIPGFTLPGNADEQEKIAALFDKAQNDFKLKNNPVPCTPELVRKLVLEKLQ; encoded by the coding sequence ATGATCGGTGCCATTGCTTCTCCCACGAACATTATTGAGCTACCCCAGTTTACCGCGGCAGCGCTGGATGAGGTGCTGGTCTACAGCACCGGCCTTTCCGGCGCTGGCAACGTCGTCGCCAGTACAAACGACCGCACTGGTGCCGGTGCCGGCCCGGTGCTCTGCATCATCGACCCGCGGCCCTTCCCCCTGCGGGATCGGGTCCTGGCCGATCTGGGCCGCCGCTGGAAGCTCAGCATCATGGACCAGGTGGTACCGAACCCGGCGAGCAAAGATATTATGGCCATGGCGGAAGCAGCCCGCCAGCAGCGGCCTGCGGCGGTGCTCGGCATTGGCGGCGGCTCCACCCTGGATTCTGCCAAGGCGGTGGCCATGCTCCTGGAAAATCCGGGGGATTTGGATGAGTACCTGGGGCCCGATGCATCCCGGAAGCCCCAGAGCCGGTGTATACCTCTGCTCCTCATCCCCACCACCACAGGAACCGGCTCGGAGGTTACCCGATTCGGGGTCTATACCGTCCGGTCGGGCCGGAAGTACACCCTGAACAGCCCGGTCCTGCAGGCTGAGACCGCTCTCCTTTCCCCGGACCTGGTGGCAGACCTCCCCCCAGCCCTGGTGGCCGCCACGGGCTATGATGCCCTGACCCATGCCCTGGAAACCCTCTGGAATAAAAACGCGACCGCCCTTTCTGACCGGCTTGCCCTGGAGGCCGCTGCGGCGGTGCTCCGCAGTCTCGAACCGGCCTGGCGTGCAAGTCAGGGCCAGGGCCCCGCAGCAGCCCTGGCAGAGCTCCAGCAAGCTGCAACCCTGGCAGGCATAGCCTTTAACAAGACGGGCACCGCCGCAATCCATGCCCTTTCTTTTATACTTTCAGAGGAATGGCACCTGAGCCATGGGGCGGCCTGTGCCTTCTTTACCCAAAATATATTCGATATCAACATGCAGGACCCGGCGGTGCGGACGAAGTTTTTAACGCTGGCAAAACGGGTCTATGCAGAAGCAGGCGAGTCCAGCGCTTCACCGCTCTCCGATGAGGGGTACCTCCAGTACCTTCGGGACCGGCTTGTCGCATTAAAGCGGCTCATGGGCCTGCCGGACCGCTTCTCCGACATCCCGGGCTTTACCTTGCCGGGAAATGCCGATGAACAGGAAAAAATCGCCGCCCTCTTTGACAAGGCCCAGAATGATTTTAAGCTGAAAAACAACCCCGTACCCTGTACGCCTGAGCTTGTCCGGAAGCTGGTGCTGGAGAAGTTGCAATGA
- a CDS encoding sulfite exporter TauE/SafE family protein has protein sequence MSPLVFGLVGLTVLITHALEAITGFGCTVLALPFVTALVGVKTGVPILASLAWLLALYIVITKWKFINFKEFAIIVFFVGLGLPFGMLAFKNLDARMLKKILAVFITLSAAWQVYRRFKRPNRTNPNCPAAPEAPLSGSPWGRLPYYLLLILGGMVHGAFASGGPLVVLYASKTLTDKGSFRATLCLLWTTLNTILLMNYLRSGVFTAPIISGTAGMLPFLVAGIIVGEKIHYKVDGEIFGKLIFLVLFATGIFMLFLA, from the coding sequence ATGAGCCCCCTCGTTTTTGGCCTGGTGGGCCTTACGGTTCTTATAACCCACGCCCTGGAGGCAATTACCGGCTTCGGCTGCACCGTATTAGCCTTACCCTTTGTAACGGCTCTCGTAGGGGTAAAAACCGGAGTGCCTATACTGGCAAGTCTCGCCTGGCTATTGGCTCTCTATATTGTCATCACCAAATGGAAATTCATCAATTTTAAAGAATTCGCCATCATCGTGTTCTTTGTCGGGCTTGGTCTTCCTTTTGGCATGCTGGCCTTTAAAAACCTCGACGCCCGGATGCTTAAAAAAATCCTGGCGGTGTTCATCACATTGAGCGCAGCCTGGCAGGTATACCGCCGCTTTAAAAGGCCCAACCGGACTAACCCGAACTGCCCCGCCGCCCCGGAAGCGCCCCTGTCCGGAAGCCCCTGGGGCCGCCTGCCCTATTACCTGCTGCTTATTCTGGGCGGCATGGTCCACGGTGCCTTTGCTTCAGGGGGGCCCCTCGTGGTGCTCTATGCCTCAAAAACCCTAACCGACAAGGGCAGTTTTCGGGCGACCCTCTGCCTGCTCTGGACCACCTTAAACACCATACTCCTTATGAACTACCTGCGATCCGGAGTCTTTACGGCCCCCATCATCAGCGGGACCGCCGGGATGCTGCCATTCTTGGTAGCGGGAATCATAGTCGGAGAAAAAATCCATTATAAGGTTGATGGAGAGATCTTCGGTAAGCTTATCTTTCTTGTGCTTTTTGCAACCGGCATCTTTATGCTTTTCCTTGCATGA
- a CDS encoding RrF2 family transcriptional regulator, with product MKVSSRTQFGFQILCYLALRYGGAPVQGSELATVTGTTEKYIGQIMLTLRASPLVLSSRGAQGGYYLARHPASISLYETLLALEGELPQFEPLSGFASQEFLNNSLKVMQSLLTASLANPLKAHTLEDLVRQGQQASGFGDWVI from the coding sequence ATGAAAGTATCCTCCCGAACCCAGTTTGGTTTTCAGATCCTCTGCTATCTGGCGCTCCGCTATGGCGGAGCGCCTGTACAAGGCTCAGAACTAGCCACGGTTACTGGGACAACAGAAAAGTATATTGGGCAAATTATGCTCACCCTCCGCGCTTCCCCACTGGTCCTGTCCAGTCGAGGAGCCCAGGGGGGCTATTATTTAGCCCGACACCCTGCTTCGATTTCTCTTTACGAAACACTACTGGCCTTAGAGGGGGAACTTCCCCAGTTCGAGCCCCTCTCTGGGTTCGCTTCCCAGGAGTTTCTGAACAATTCTCTCAAGGTCATGCAGAGCCTCCTTACGGCCTCCCTTGCTAACCCCCTCAAGGCTCACACCCTGGAGGACCTGGTACGCCAGGGCCAACAGGCGTCAGGTTTTGGTGACTGGGTTATCTAG
- the cysK gene encoding cysteine synthase A, translating into MAHIAKKLTDLIGNTPLLELENYGHQEKLQAHLIAKLESFNPLGCVKDRIGYAMIADAEEKGLIKPDTVLIEPTSGNTGIALSFVAASRGYRLILTMPETMSLERRALLKMLGAELVLTPGPEGMKGAIAKAEELHAQIPNSLILQQFANSANPEIHRKTTAQEILRDTEGELAVFVAGVGTGGTITGVGEVLKQHNPAIKIVAVEPADSPVLSGGKPGPHKIQGIGAGFVPPVLNTSIIDEIIQVKTEEAVSTARRLARTEGVLVGISSGAAAFAATQVARRSEYVGKRIVVLLPDTGERYLSTVLYQDL; encoded by the coding sequence ATGGCCCACATTGCAAAGAAACTCACCGATTTAATCGGAAATACTCCACTTTTAGAACTGGAGAATTATGGACATCAGGAAAAATTGCAAGCCCATCTTATAGCAAAATTGGAATCCTTTAACCCCCTGGGCTGTGTTAAAGATCGTATCGGCTATGCGATGATTGCCGATGCAGAAGAAAAGGGCTTAATTAAGCCCGATACGGTGCTGATTGAACCCACCAGCGGCAATACGGGGATAGCCCTTTCCTTTGTTGCCGCTTCCCGGGGTTACCGGCTTATTCTGACCATGCCCGAGACCATGAGTCTCGAACGCCGGGCTCTGCTTAAAATGCTGGGGGCCGAACTTGTGTTGACTCCGGGCCCTGAGGGTATGAAAGGAGCTATTGCTAAGGCAGAGGAACTGCACGCACAAATTCCGAACAGCCTGATACTCCAGCAGTTTGCCAATTCAGCAAATCCTGAAATTCACAGAAAAACTACAGCCCAGGAAATACTACGGGATACAGAGGGGGAACTGGCTGTTTTTGTGGCTGGGGTCGGCACCGGCGGAACCATCACCGGGGTTGGGGAAGTGCTGAAACAGCATAATCCGGCCATTAAAATCGTTGCGGTAGAGCCTGCCGATTCGCCAGTCCTCTCTGGCGGTAAGCCGGGACCCCACAAGATACAGGGAATTGGAGCAGGCTTTGTGCCTCCCGTATTAAATACCTCGATTATCGATGAAATTATCCAGGTAAAGACCGAAGAAGCGGTAAGTACCGCCCGCAGGCTTGCACGAACCGAAGGTGTCCTGGTCGGTATTTCTAGCGGAGCCGCTGCCTTTGCGGCAACTCAGGTAGCCAGGAGGTCTGAATATGTGGGTAAACGCATTGTAGTACTGCTTCCCGATACGGGAGAACGATATCTTTCCACGGTGCTGTACCAAGATCTATGA
- a CDS encoding phosphatase PAP2 family protein, protein MESIYQNMYQWGLDIIRFIQHYESPTLSLMMKIITSLGSELAYLAVLPLIFWCIDERRGLRLGTAVLLSAWLNGTVKNVLKQPRPYQLDPSVGRAVEDSYGIPSGHAQRSLTFWGIIGGWIRQPLGLILAVALPLLISFSRLYLGVHFPTDLFAGWILALSILGTYYLGSESIEKIFNTLNIRFKILTVALIAFIMNGLNPQDTSMGGAFFGITTGYFVMIEYFAFSARHNARGKSPRFRELFLRYLIGMTGAGIIYVSLKQVFPGESSPWYAMGRFIRYGLLGFWTSAGAPWVFLGLKLAGSESTVVNQ, encoded by the coding sequence ATGGAAAGTATCTATCAAAACATGTACCAATGGGGACTGGATATAATCCGGTTTATTCAGCACTATGAATCCCCTACTCTATCGTTGATGATGAAAATCATCACTAGTCTGGGATCTGAATTGGCCTATCTCGCTGTATTACCCCTTATTTTTTGGTGTATTGATGAAAGACGGGGGCTTCGCCTGGGAACTGCGGTCCTCCTTTCTGCATGGCTTAATGGAACCGTTAAAAATGTGCTGAAACAGCCCCGGCCCTATCAGCTTGATCCATCAGTAGGACGGGCTGTAGAAGACTCGTACGGTATTCCATCAGGTCATGCTCAGAGGTCTCTCACCTTTTGGGGAATTATTGGTGGATGGATTCGCCAGCCCTTGGGGCTGATTCTTGCTGTTGCCCTTCCGCTGCTCATCAGTTTTAGTAGACTCTACCTTGGTGTTCACTTCCCAACCGACCTGTTTGCTGGCTGGATTCTTGCCCTCAGTATTCTAGGTACCTATTACTTGGGGTCAGAGAGTATTGAAAAAATTTTTAATACCCTGAATATCCGATTTAAAATCCTGACGGTAGCTCTTATTGCTTTTATCATGAATGGACTGAATCCTCAAGATACCAGTATGGGGGGCGCCTTTTTCGGTATAACAACTGGTTATTTCGTTATGATAGAATACTTTGCCTTTTCAGCCCGCCATAACGCCCGGGGAAAGTCACCTCGGTTTCGGGAATTGTTTTTGCGCTACTTGATAGGCATGACCGGTGCAGGTATCATATATGTTAGTCTTAAACAGGTATTTCCCGGAGAAAGTTCCCCCTGGTATGCGATGGGACGTTTTATTCGCTATGGGCTATTGGGATTCTGGACTTCCGCCGGTGCCCCCTGGGTATTTTTAGGGCTCAAACTTGCAGGTTCAGAAAGTACTGTTGTAAATCAATAA